The following DNA comes from Acidimicrobiia bacterium.
TGGGCTCCGCCCGATGTTGGGGTGTGTCGGGAAGTTGATCCACCAGGACGAGTGGTCGCCGGGCGTTCGTGCGGCGACGGTTCCGGGTAGCGTTGAGGGCAATCGTCCAGAGCCAGGGGCGGAGTTCTAGTTGTCTGATTCTTGCTGGTGGGTATTGCAGCAAGGACCGATACGCGCGCAGGTAGGTCTCTTGCGCGACGTCTTCGGCATCGTCGCCAACCAACATTCGAAGCCCCCCATACAGGCGGTGTTGGGTGGCGTCGACAAAATTCGGGAACGCATTGTCAACGTTGAGGGCGAGAGATATGGTCAGATGGTCGTCCATGATGGTTCGTTGTTAAGAACCCCGGC
Coding sequences within:
- a CDS encoding RNA polymerase sigma factor, translating into MDDHLTISLALNVDNAFPNFVDATQHRLYGGLRMLVGDDAEDVAQETYLRAYRSLLQYPPARIRQLELRPWLWTIALNATRNRRRTNARRPLVLVDQLPDTPQHRAEPIDDALVAAIRSLPHAQGAAVVLHYVLGHTYAEVAQILDRPEGTVKSDASRALATLRTKGLEA